One Microlunatus soli genomic window carries:
- the otsB gene encoding trehalose-phosphatase: MPDQYPSGRPSSDTLSNGRSPAGPDSAESAGTDTSITDAAITGDAAITDAGAEALRAILADPEGAVIGLDFDGTIAPIVHDPEQAVADPAAVAALARLGHRVRSIVVITGRPARTAVRLGHFADQAGLSGMTVLGQYGVERWDAADGSYSGHPEPPEIAEVESALPALLDELGLTGARIEHKGRAIGVHTRELADPAAAFTALLPPLSELATAHGLRLEPGKFVLEIRAAGSDKGDALREFAAEVKARSLVFIGDDLGDLPAFDAVRDLRDRGTPGLLVCSASTEQDVLADRSDLIAAGPSGVAAWLTDLADAIESAKAPA, translated from the coding sequence GTGCCTGATCAGTACCCGAGCGGCCGACCCTCAAGCGACACGTTGTCCAACGGCCGGTCACCGGCCGGTCCGGACAGCGCGGAGTCGGCCGGCACCGACACCTCCATCACCGACGCTGCGATCACCGGTGATGCGGCCATCACCGACGCTGGGGCGGAGGCGCTACGAGCGATCCTCGCCGATCCCGAGGGTGCGGTGATCGGGTTGGACTTCGACGGCACGATCGCCCCGATCGTGCACGATCCGGAGCAAGCTGTCGCCGATCCGGCCGCGGTTGCCGCGCTCGCCCGACTGGGCCATCGGGTGCGGTCGATCGTCGTGATCACCGGGCGTCCGGCCCGCACCGCCGTACGACTGGGGCATTTTGCCGACCAGGCCGGGTTGAGCGGGATGACGGTGCTCGGACAGTACGGCGTCGAGCGCTGGGACGCCGCCGACGGCTCCTACTCCGGTCATCCCGAACCGCCGGAGATCGCCGAGGTCGAGAGCGCACTGCCGGCACTGCTGGACGAGCTCGGACTGACCGGGGCACGGATCGAGCACAAGGGACGGGCCATCGGGGTGCACACCCGGGAGTTGGCCGACCCGGCAGCGGCGTTCACCGCGCTGCTGCCACCACTCAGCGAGCTCGCGACCGCTCACGGCCTGCGACTCGAACCTGGCAAGTTCGTCCTGGAGATCCGGGCTGCGGGTAGTGACAAAGGCGATGCGCTGCGTGAATTCGCCGCCGAGGTCAAGGCACGTTCCCTGGTCTTCATCGGGGACGATCTCGGCGACCTGCCCGCCTTCGACGCCGTCCGGGACCTGCGGGATCGCGGCACCCCCGGGCTGTTGGTCTGCTCGGCGTCCACCGAGCAGGACGTGCTCGCCGACCGCTCCGATCTGATCGCCGCCGGCCCTTCGGGGGTCGCGGCCTGGCTGACCGATCTGGCCGACGCCATCGAAAGCGCGAAGGCCCCGGCCTGA
- a CDS encoding class I SAM-dependent methyltransferase: MNDQRPALGQLRRDAKRLLTSARDGDRDALDRIGPAGAEHRLADAQLAIAREHGYPSWPRLVRDLETMTPTTYAAVDWRRIDRVTICCFSADGQLIMADESDGHRIARGAVYSGEDPLLDAGLRIPLQELGFRRQGTHVVAISDDRRHALFWVDGYPYTGDRPHATVPLWHGPADRAGSLLRAQGDGALADWVELADEHRRTITDAELAADSRRLLDASYLRSGTVEGGSGFGGSPADWRAAREQICDVIEADVSFLDIGCANGLLMESVVAWSAERGHLVEPYGVDHSAALVDLARRRLPQWQQRIWIGDALTWQHPDRMRFDVVAVLTDIVHQRRHRELIKHLLDNVVAPDGRLLLNSYSGDPDLSAVNVLRRTGYPVDGETSRPARGRPDDQPSAWTLNRRH; encoded by the coding sequence ATGAACGACCAGCGACCCGCGCTCGGACAGCTTCGGCGCGACGCAAAACGCCTGCTCACGTCGGCCCGTGACGGTGACCGGGACGCCCTCGACCGCATCGGCCCAGCAGGCGCGGAGCATCGCCTGGCCGACGCCCAACTCGCGATCGCGCGCGAACACGGCTATCCGTCCTGGCCGCGTTTGGTCCGTGACCTGGAGACGATGACCCCGACGACGTACGCCGCGGTGGACTGGCGCCGGATCGATCGGGTCACCATCTGCTGCTTCTCTGCCGATGGCCAGTTGATCATGGCCGACGAATCGGACGGCCATCGCATTGCACGCGGCGCGGTGTACAGCGGGGAAGATCCGCTGCTGGACGCCGGACTCCGGATTCCCCTGCAGGAGTTGGGATTTCGGCGTCAGGGCACCCACGTGGTGGCGATCTCCGACGATCGGCGGCATGCCCTGTTCTGGGTGGATGGCTACCCCTATACCGGAGACCGTCCGCATGCCACGGTGCCGCTCTGGCACGGCCCCGCCGACCGAGCCGGCTCCCTGCTCCGCGCCCAGGGCGACGGTGCGCTGGCCGACTGGGTCGAGTTGGCTGATGAACACCGGCGAACGATCACCGACGCCGAGCTGGCAGCCGACTCGCGTCGATTGCTGGACGCTTCCTATCTGCGGTCCGGGACCGTCGAAGGCGGCTCCGGGTTCGGTGGTTCTCCGGCGGACTGGCGAGCAGCACGGGAACAGATCTGCGACGTGATCGAGGCCGACGTCAGTTTTCTCGACATCGGCTGCGCCAACGGCCTGCTGATGGAGAGTGTTGTCGCCTGGTCGGCAGAGCGCGGGCACCTCGTCGAGCCGTACGGTGTTGATCATTCGGCCGCGCTGGTCGACCTGGCCCGACGGCGACTACCGCAGTGGCAGCAGCGGATCTGGATCGGCGATGCCCTCACCTGGCAGCATCCGGACCGGATGCGATTCGATGTCGTTGCCGTCCTCACCGACATCGTCCACCAACGCCGGCATCGGGAGTTGATCAAACACCTGCTGGACAACGTGGTCGCACCCGATGGCCGACTGCTCCTCAACAGCTACAGCGGCGACCCGGACCTGTCGGCAGTCAACGTGCTGCGCCGCACCGGCTACCCGGTCGACGGCGAAACCTCACGGCCTGCGCGTGGCCGCCCCGACGACCAGCCGAGCGCCTGGACCCTCAATCGACGGCACTGA
- a CDS encoding zinc-binding dehydrogenase produces the protein MRAAYLDPTTRGWTVCSVDPPEPAPDDVLIRTVSIGLNHADLLMRDGRYSPTDASWRVSTQRVGFELAGVVDAVGDRVSGVGVGDRVMAQVGGAAAELVAVPAALLLPLRGVDTRAAGGLPSGLLTEYDAFGQAGNVAGADVLITGGSSAVGRIGIQLARILGAASVSTTTRSAAKVAELRRLGADTVIIGDRLPTAAQDGSYDVVLDHVGGQILGSSVAQCRRGARIVQIGRLGGDRASIDLELLAARRLSIIGTTFRDRPLDELAALVDAVTADPSLVEAWGGIEVPIDSFHDLERIERAATALQHPGLAGKVIVTADAHSPSR, from the coding sequence ATGCGAGCTGCCTACCTTGATCCGACCACTCGCGGCTGGACCGTGTGCAGTGTCGATCCACCGGAACCGGCACCCGACGACGTCCTGATCCGCACCGTGTCGATCGGTCTGAACCACGCCGATCTGCTGATGCGGGACGGCCGCTACTCCCCCACCGATGCCAGTTGGCGGGTGTCGACCCAACGAGTCGGTTTCGAGCTGGCCGGCGTCGTCGACGCGGTCGGCGACCGGGTGTCCGGTGTCGGCGTCGGCGATCGGGTGATGGCCCAGGTCGGTGGCGCGGCGGCCGAGCTGGTCGCCGTACCTGCAGCGTTGCTGTTGCCGCTGCGCGGCGTGGATACGCGGGCCGCCGGTGGGCTGCCCAGCGGGTTGCTGACGGAGTACGACGCCTTCGGTCAGGCCGGGAACGTCGCCGGCGCGGACGTGCTGATCACCGGCGGCAGCTCTGCGGTCGGACGGATCGGCATCCAGCTGGCACGCATCCTCGGTGCAGCATCGGTGTCCACCACGACCCGCTCGGCGGCGAAGGTCGCCGAGCTCCGCCGGCTCGGCGCCGACACCGTGATCATCGGAGACCGCCTGCCTACCGCAGCACAGGACGGCTCGTACGACGTCGTTCTTGATCATGTCGGCGGGCAGATCCTCGGATCGTCGGTGGCACAGTGCCGGCGCGGCGCTCGGATTGTGCAGATCGGCCGGCTCGGCGGGGATCGGGCATCGATCGACCTCGAGTTGCTCGCCGCCCGGCGACTGTCGATCATCGGCACCACGTTCCGCGACCGCCCCCTGGACGAGCTCGCCGCGCTGGTCGACGCGGTGACCGCCGATCCTTCGCTGGTCGAGGCGTGGGGTGGAATCGAGGTGCCGATCGACTCCTTCCATGACCTCGAGCGGATCGAGCGGGCAGCCACGGCGTTGCAGCATCCCGGACTCGCCGGCAAGGTGATCGTGACCGCCGACGCGCACTCACCCTCGCGATGA
- a CDS encoding GNAT family N-acetyltransferase, with translation MSDDHESSGIELLLIGGRSGVGKSTVGAEISAQLEQAAVRHAYIEGDVMDWCYPKRQDLFEKNLSDLTRNYLSFGYRRFVYTNTASVKVADEIAGLMPAPARTIGALLTCEDDTAAARLRSREVGSELDVHLRRTGIVAREFKALRLPDWAIEVSTDGRGGRRHRTPGDHLGRLVARRGMTSSATIEGMGFEVIPHRLRAIEPAAIRRLYEAEGWWPERSESAIGRVLANGPAVGGWDGDQLVGFARAVSDGEFRAYVEDVVVAPSHRGAGVGAALMDGLQAELAGIDVVSLFCHGELPAFYERFGYRFTRQRVGHRPDDQQGP, from the coding sequence ATGAGCGATGATCATGAAAGCAGCGGTATCGAGTTGCTGCTGATCGGCGGCCGGTCCGGGGTCGGCAAGTCGACGGTGGGCGCGGAGATCTCGGCCCAGCTCGAACAAGCCGCCGTCCGGCACGCCTACATCGAGGGCGACGTGATGGACTGGTGCTATCCGAAGCGGCAGGACCTCTTCGAGAAGAACCTGTCCGACCTGACACGCAACTACCTGTCGTTCGGGTATCGGCGATTCGTCTACACCAACACGGCATCGGTCAAGGTCGCCGACGAGATCGCCGGTCTGATGCCTGCGCCGGCTCGGACGATCGGTGCGCTGCTGACCTGTGAGGACGACACGGCGGCTGCCCGGTTGCGGAGCCGGGAGGTGGGCAGCGAACTCGACGTGCACCTGCGGCGGACCGGCATCGTCGCCCGCGAGTTCAAGGCGCTGCGGCTGCCGGACTGGGCGATCGAGGTGTCGACCGATGGTCGGGGCGGTCGTCGACATCGCACGCCAGGTGATCACCTGGGCCGGCTGGTGGCCCGTCGCGGGATGACCAGCTCTGCGACAATCGAAGGAATGGGCTTCGAGGTCATCCCGCATCGGTTGCGCGCTATCGAGCCGGCGGCGATCCGCCGACTGTACGAGGCGGAGGGCTGGTGGCCGGAGCGCTCCGAGTCGGCGATCGGCCGGGTGCTGGCCAACGGTCCGGCGGTCGGTGGTTGGGACGGTGATCAACTCGTCGGCTTCGCCCGTGCGGTCAGCGATGGTGAGTTCCGGGCCTACGTCGAGGATGTGGTCGTTGCGCCGTCACACCGGGGTGCTGGCGTCGGCGCGGCGCTGATGGACGGCTTGCAAGCAGAGCTGGCCGGCATCGACGTCGTCAGTCTCTTCTGTCACGGCGAGCTGCCGGCCTTCTACGAACGCTTCGGCTACCGCTTCACGCGACAGCGGGTCGGCCACCGACCCGATGATCAACAAGGGCCCTGA
- a CDS encoding aldo/keto reductase: protein MRRAQDHDRRLQMEYRQLGRSGLRVSTLTLGTMTFGTTALASSLGHVDEAGVRRQVDIALDAGVNLIDTANMYSIGASETLVGKAIQGRRDQVLISTKVRFPMADGPNDAGLSRNHILEQIEASLTRLGTDHVDIYHVHEWDGLTPMEEYLETLDNLVKSGKVRYLGVSNFAGWQLMKALATSDAHNWNRFVSNQIYYSAEARDAEYELIPLSVDQGLGVMAWAPLAGGLLTGKYRRDAQPSEGRQITDWSEPPVRNPDKLWDTIDVLIKIADGHSASPAQIALAYLHAKTGVTTLVIGARKEEQLIDNLGAADLKLTQDEVDALDVVSAPDIIYPHWHQAACVGDRFNAADMVLHGPKRPS, encoded by the coding sequence GTGCGACGAGCCCAAGATCATGATCGGAGATTACAGATGGAATACCGACAGCTCGGACGATCCGGACTTCGGGTGTCGACGCTGACCCTCGGCACGATGACGTTCGGCACCACCGCGCTGGCGTCCTCGCTGGGACATGTCGACGAGGCCGGTGTCCGTCGTCAGGTCGACATCGCGCTGGACGCCGGTGTCAATCTGATCGACACCGCCAACATGTACAGCATCGGCGCGTCGGAGACGCTGGTCGGCAAGGCGATCCAGGGCCGTCGGGATCAGGTGCTGATCTCGACCAAGGTCCGGTTCCCGATGGCCGACGGCCCGAACGACGCCGGGCTCTCGCGCAACCACATCCTGGAGCAGATCGAGGCCAGCCTGACCCGGCTCGGCACCGACCACGTCGACATCTACCACGTCCACGAGTGGGACGGGCTGACGCCGATGGAGGAATACCTGGAGACCCTGGACAACCTGGTCAAGTCCGGCAAGGTCCGCTACCTCGGCGTCTCCAATTTCGCCGGCTGGCAGTTGATGAAGGCGCTGGCCACGTCGGACGCGCACAACTGGAACCGGTTCGTCAGCAATCAGATCTACTACTCCGCCGAAGCACGCGACGCCGAGTACGAGCTGATCCCGCTGTCGGTTGATCAAGGTCTGGGTGTGATGGCCTGGGCGCCGCTGGCCGGTGGTCTGCTGACCGGCAAGTACCGCCGCGATGCCCAGCCCAGCGAAGGTCGGCAGATCACCGACTGGAGCGAGCCGCCGGTCCGCAACCCGGACAAGCTGTGGGACACCATCGACGTGTTGATCAAGATCGCCGACGGGCATTCGGCCTCCCCGGCGCAGATCGCGCTGGCCTACCTGCACGCCAAGACCGGCGTCACCACGCTGGTGATCGGTGCCCGCAAGGAGGAGCAGCTGATCGACAACCTCGGTGCGGCCGATCTCAAGCTCACCCAGGACGAGGTGGACGCCCTCGACGTGGTGAGTGCGCCGGACATCATCTACCCGCACTGGCATCAGGCCGCCTGCGTCGGCGATCGCTTCAACGCTGCCGACATGGTGTTGCACGGCCCGAAGCGGCCCAGCTGA
- a CDS encoding MarR family winged helix-turn-helix transcriptional regulator → MTPEAERPPGSLYDLAASDPDAELVDASELSPDDIAQVDAIMAAMGRLREVEQRLATAARHRMALNDTDLRALHFLIVAANRRQTVTARALAEHLGITTASTTKMLDRLERAGHVTRHPHSHDRRALAISVAPASRRRAIDIVGRQQASRFGPAAALTAAERDAVRRFLITTADALEASFVDQDPSTT, encoded by the coding sequence GTGACGCCAGAAGCGGAGCGCCCACCCGGGTCGCTGTACGATCTGGCCGCCAGCGATCCCGACGCCGAGCTGGTCGACGCCTCGGAACTCTCCCCCGACGACATCGCCCAGGTGGATGCGATCATGGCGGCGATGGGCCGGCTGCGTGAAGTCGAGCAACGCCTCGCCACAGCTGCCCGGCACCGGATGGCGTTGAACGACACGGACCTGCGAGCGCTGCACTTCCTGATCGTTGCGGCAAATCGACGACAGACCGTCACGGCGCGCGCGCTCGCCGAGCATCTGGGAATCACCACGGCCTCGACGACGAAGATGCTCGATCGCCTCGAGCGGGCCGGGCATGTCACCCGCCACCCACATTCGCACGATCGACGGGCCCTGGCGATCTCCGTCGCCCCGGCCAGCCGGCGGCGCGCGATCGACATCGTCGGTCGACAGCAGGCCAGTCGATTCGGACCGGCCGCTGCACTGACCGCCGCCGAGCGTGATGCCGTCCGCCGGTTCCTGATCACTACCGCCGACGCCTTGGAGGCAAGCTTCGTGGATCAGGACCCGTCGACCACCTGA
- a CDS encoding MMPL family transporter gives MTDQNEATPAPAVQGAQRGRRALRLVLPALLIIGWLVAASVGGPYFGRVDEVSSNDNTSYLPAGAEATQVQQRLTDFTGGDTIPAVVVFAADQQLSADRLDRLNDAVKQAAAVEGVSDDFSPVVPSEDKVAAEAFLPINSDADIGETVTAVRAALDKGTPSGIAVHVTGPAGFTSDLTDAFGGIDGLLLGVALGAVLIILVIVYRSLLLPLLVLITSLFALCAALLVVWWLAKAEVLVLTGQTQGILFILVIGAATDYSLLYTARFREELGRRRDKLAATGASLRGTFGPILASGGTVIAGLLCLLLSDLNSNKSLGPVAAIGIVFALLGALTLLPSLLLLFGRAAYWPRAPRATEHDDHRPADVLSSGPYAPIGSAIARRPRTVWIIATLILLAGSAGLTQLRADGVPQSELVLGTSDARDGQQVLAKHFPGGSGTPVYVITARSDLQRTANSLLADDGVDQVAVTATDSPSGTLPVTSDGVTTIPGSTATPTVSDGDVLLQATLADPADSDAAEQTIVALRSVLGGSAEIGGETATAVDTNAASIHDRNLIIPIVLVVIMIILMLLLRSVLAPILLIVSTVLSLGTAMGVSALIFDHVLDLPGADPAVPLYGFVFLVALGVDYNIFLMTRVREESSTHGTRPGIRRGLSITGGVITSAGLVLAATFAALAVIPILFLLQLAVIVAFGVLLDTFLVRTLLVPALTYDIGRRIWWPSALARRG, from the coding sequence GTGACGGACCAGAATGAAGCGACGCCAGCACCGGCGGTGCAGGGTGCTCAGCGCGGCCGTCGCGCGTTGCGCTTGGTATTGCCTGCACTGTTGATCATCGGATGGCTGGTCGCCGCGTCGGTCGGCGGTCCGTATTTCGGCCGGGTGGACGAGGTGTCGTCCAACGACAACACCAGCTATCTGCCGGCCGGGGCCGAGGCGACGCAGGTGCAACAACGGCTCACCGACTTCACCGGCGGCGACACCATTCCCGCGGTTGTGGTGTTCGCTGCCGACCAACAGCTCAGCGCCGACCGGCTCGACCGACTCAACGACGCGGTGAAGCAAGCGGCCGCCGTTGAGGGCGTGTCCGACGACTTCTCCCCGGTGGTTCCGTCGGAGGACAAAGTAGCGGCCGAGGCGTTCCTACCGATCAACAGCGACGCCGACATCGGCGAAACCGTGACCGCCGTCCGCGCTGCTCTGGACAAGGGCACGCCGTCCGGCATTGCCGTCCATGTCACCGGTCCGGCCGGCTTCACCAGCGACCTGACCGACGCCTTCGGTGGCATCGACGGGCTGCTGCTCGGTGTAGCGCTCGGTGCGGTGTTGATCATTCTGGTGATCGTCTACCGCTCACTGCTGCTGCCGCTCCTGGTATTGATCACCAGCCTGTTCGCGCTCTGCGCGGCACTGCTGGTCGTCTGGTGGCTGGCCAAGGCTGAGGTGCTGGTGCTGACCGGCCAGACCCAGGGGATCCTGTTCATTCTGGTGATCGGTGCCGCCACCGACTACTCACTGCTCTACACCGCCCGCTTCCGCGAGGAACTCGGACGGCGACGCGACAAGCTGGCCGCGACTGGCGCGTCGCTGCGCGGCACCTTCGGTCCGATCCTTGCCTCCGGCGGAACGGTGATCGCGGGTCTGCTCTGTCTGCTGCTCAGCGATCTGAACTCCAACAAATCCCTCGGGCCGGTGGCGGCGATCGGCATCGTCTTCGCACTGCTCGGTGCGCTCACCCTGTTGCCGAGTCTGCTGTTGCTGTTCGGGCGTGCCGCCTATTGGCCACGGGCGCCGCGGGCGACCGAGCACGACGACCACCGGCCGGCGGACGTCTTGTCGTCGGGTCCGTATGCCCCGATCGGCTCCGCGATCGCCCGTCGTCCCCGAACGGTCTGGATCATCGCCACCCTGATCCTGCTGGCCGGGTCGGCCGGACTGACCCAGCTGCGGGCCGACGGCGTTCCGCAGAGCGAGTTGGTGCTCGGGACCTCCGATGCCCGCGACGGCCAACAGGTCTTGGCCAAGCACTTCCCGGGCGGGTCGGGCACCCCGGTCTACGTGATCACCGCCCGGTCCGATCTGCAACGAACCGCGAACAGTCTGCTGGCCGACGACGGCGTCGACCAGGTCGCGGTCACCGCCACCGATTCGCCGTCCGGAACGCTGCCGGTCACCTCCGACGGCGTCACGACCATTCCTGGGTCGACGGCCACGCCGACGGTCTCCGACGGTGACGTCCTGCTGCAGGCCACCCTCGCCGATCCTGCCGACAGCGACGCGGCCGAACAGACGATCGTCGCGTTGCGGTCTGTGCTCGGCGGTTCTGCCGAGATCGGCGGCGAGACCGCCACCGCCGTTGACACGAACGCTGCGTCGATCCATGATCGGAATCTGATCATCCCGATCGTGCTGGTGGTGATCATGATCATCCTGATGCTGTTGCTCCGGTCGGTGCTGGCGCCGATCCTGTTGATCGTCTCGACCGTTCTGTCCTTGGGAACGGCGATGGGGGTCTCGGCGCTGATCTTCGATCACGTCCTCGACCTGCCCGGTGCCGACCCGGCCGTTCCGCTGTACGGCTTCGTGTTCCTGGTCGCCCTGGGGGTGGACTACAACATCTTCCTGATGACGCGCGTGCGCGAGGAATCGAGTACGCACGGTACTCGCCCGGGCATTCGACGTGGGCTGTCGATCACCGGCGGGGTGATCACCTCCGCCGGCTTGGTGCTGGCCGCAACCTTTGCCGCGCTGGCGGTGATCCCGATCTTGTTCCTGCTGCAACTCGCGGTGATCGTCGCGTTCGGTGTGTTGTTGGACACCTTCCTGGTCCGCACCCTGCTGGTCCCCGCCCTGACCTACGACATCGGTCGAAGGATCTGGTGGCCTTCGGCGTTGGCGCGGCGTGGCTAA
- a CDS encoding arylsulfatase, whose protein sequence is MVTEFNGVINLDVRDSIPDWAPYELAKAPDGAPNVLVVLYDDTGMASWSPYGGRINMPTLQRLADNGLTYTQWHTTALCSPTRSCFLTGRNHTTNRVAAIMEATNGFPGAAGRIPDECATIGHILQDNGYSTFWLGKDHNVPEEDNSSGGSRSQWPLQMGFDRFYGFLGGETNNWYPDLVEDNHFVDQPYTPEEGYHLSKDLADQGIKMIRDQQAANPSRPWYMWFCPGANHAPHHAPQEYIDKYKGQFDDGYDAYRGWVLGRMIERGVLPEGTELTPFNPVPDDQANPADQVRPWDELSDDEKQLFSRMAEVFAGFSEYTDAQIGRMVDYLEETGQLDNTLIFYCADNGASGEGSPDGSVNENKFFNNYPDDVSENLAMLDKLGSAETYNHYPTGWAAAFSTPFQMFKRYSQYSGGTCDPMIIHWPKGIRAKGEIRHQYHHATDIVPTILEVAGLEMPAVYRGVDQQPVAGVSMRYSFDQADAPTRKKVQYYNMLGTRGVWKDGWKAAATHAPITGKGHFDQDKWELYHVDEDRSESKDLAAEQPEKLQELIDVWFAEAKAYNGLPLDDRTAMEQLTIDRPQAEPRRSRYIYYPGTSAVPEGVAVNVRGRSFKIIADVDLSEGAEGVLFAHGSRFGGHALFLADGALHYVYNFLGIPPEQEFVSERITPGPHALGMEFTREKAGEHKESVGATKLYVDDQVVAEGPMRAQVGKFTLCGDGLCIGFDSADSVSRSYRAPFTFTGGKIIGVGVDIGDEGYLDLETEAMAALARD, encoded by the coding sequence GTGGTCACCGAATTCAATGGCGTCATCAACCTTGATGTACGCGATTCGATCCCCGACTGGGCTCCCTACGAGTTGGCCAAGGCGCCGGACGGCGCGCCCAACGTGTTGGTCGTGCTCTATGACGACACCGGGATGGCCTCGTGGTCGCCCTACGGCGGTCGGATCAACATGCCGACGCTGCAGCGGTTGGCCGACAACGGCCTGACCTACACCCAGTGGCACACCACTGCACTCTGCTCGCCGACTCGGTCCTGCTTCCTGACCGGCCGCAACCACACCACCAACCGGGTCGCGGCGATCATGGAAGCCACCAACGGCTTCCCCGGGGCCGCCGGGCGGATCCCGGACGAGTGCGCGACCATCGGCCATATCCTGCAGGACAACGGCTACAGCACCTTCTGGTTGGGCAAGGATCACAACGTCCCGGAGGAGGACAACTCCAGCGGTGGCAGCCGATCGCAATGGCCGCTGCAGATGGGCTTCGACCGGTTCTACGGCTTCCTCGGGGGCGAAACCAACAACTGGTACCCCGATCTCGTCGAGGACAATCATTTCGTCGATCAGCCCTACACCCCTGAGGAGGGGTACCACCTATCCAAGGACCTGGCCGATCAAGGCATCAAGATGATCCGTGATCAACAGGCGGCCAACCCGTCTCGGCCTTGGTACATGTGGTTCTGTCCCGGTGCCAACCATGCTCCACACCATGCCCCGCAGGAATACATCGACAAGTACAAGGGGCAGTTCGACGACGGCTATGACGCCTACCGTGGTTGGGTTCTGGGGCGGATGATCGAGCGTGGAGTGTTGCCCGAAGGCACCGAACTGACTCCGTTCAATCCGGTTCCGGATGATCAAGCCAACCCGGCTGACCAGGTACGGCCGTGGGACGAGTTGAGCGATGACGAGAAGCAGCTGTTCTCCCGGATGGCGGAGGTGTTCGCCGGCTTCAGTGAGTACACCGATGCCCAGATCGGCCGGATGGTGGACTACTTGGAGGAGACCGGCCAGCTGGACAACACCCTCATCTTCTATTGCGCCGACAACGGAGCCTCCGGCGAAGGTTCGCCGGACGGCTCGGTGAACGAGAACAAGTTCTTCAACAACTATCCAGACGACGTCTCCGAGAACTTGGCGATGCTGGACAAGCTGGGCAGCGCTGAGACCTACAACCACTACCCGACCGGGTGGGCGGCGGCATTCAGCACACCGTTCCAGATGTTCAAGCGGTACAGCCAATACTCCGGTGGCACCTGCGATCCGATGATCATCCATTGGCCCAAGGGCATCAGGGCGAAGGGAGAGATCAGACATCAGTATCATCACGCCACCGATATCGTGCCGACGATCCTGGAGGTAGCAGGCCTGGAGATGCCGGCGGTCTATCGCGGGGTCGACCAGCAGCCGGTCGCCGGTGTGTCGATGCGCTACAGCTTCGACCAGGCCGACGCGCCGACCCGGAAGAAGGTCCAGTACTACAACATGCTCGGTACTCGGGGAGTCTGGAAGGACGGCTGGAAGGCAGCTGCCACCCATGCTCCGATCACAGGAAAGGGCCACTTCGATCAGGACAAGTGGGAGTTGTATCACGTGGACGAGGATCGGTCGGAGTCCAAGGACCTGGCTGCGGAGCAACCGGAGAAACTGCAGGAGCTGATCGACGTCTGGTTCGCCGAAGCCAAGGCCTACAATGGGCTGCCACTGGACGACCGGACCGCGATGGAGCAGCTGACCATCGACCGCCCACAGGCCGAACCAAGGCGCAGCCGCTACATCTACTATCCGGGCACCAGCGCCGTTCCGGAAGGCGTTGCCGTTAATGTCCGTGGCCGGTCGTTCAAGATCATCGCCGACGTCGACCTGAGTGAGGGTGCCGAAGGGGTGTTGTTTGCCCACGGTTCACGATTTGGCGGTCACGCACTCTTCCTCGCCGACGGTGCCCTGCATTACGTCTACAACTTTCTCGGGATTCCGCCGGAACAGGAGTTCGTCTCGGAACGGATCACTCCCGGGCCGCATGCGCTGGGGATGGAGTTCACTCGGGAGAAGGCCGGCGAGCACAAGGAGTCGGTGGGCGCGACCAAGCTCTACGTCGACGATCAGGTGGTGGCGGAGGGGCCGATGCGAGCTCAGGTCGGCAAGTTCACGCTGTGTGGCGACGGTCTGTGCATCGGTTTCGACAGCGCCGATTCGGTGAGTAGGAGCTATCGGGCTCCGTTCACATTCACTGGCGGCAAGATCATCGGGGTCGGCGTCGACATCGGGGACGAAGGTTACCTCGATCTGGAGACCGAGGCGATGGCCGCGCTGGCCCGTGACTGA